GTCGGTAGGATAGAATCTGTATCGATATGATCTATTTACAATTTTCATATTATCGTTGTAACACACCATTAAGTATCGTGCAAGAAGAAAAGATGGCTTATATCCCCACGCCTAAAGGCGGGGGTTTTACGCCGTCAGCAATAAACTTCTAAATTTATTTCCACTTAAAGATTTTCGTCTTTAATCTCTCTGCTAAAGAGAGCTTTCACCGCCTCATGGGGATCGAGATGTTTGTAGATGATATCGTAAACGGCGGATGTAATCGGAAGAGGGATACCCGCCTTTTTGCTCAGCTCCATAGCTGAGACGACAGTGTATGAGCCTTCGACAACCATGCCGATTTTTTGCTTTGCCTTTTCGACATCGATACCCGATGCGATGAGATTGCCAAAACGATAATTGCGGCTCTTATCGGAAAGAGACGTGACGCATAAATCGCCAAGGCCCGATAACCCATTGAGCGTTTCGGGCTTTGCCCCCTTATAAGGAGCTAGCTTGCGCATCTCATGCAGACCGCGAGTAATCATCGCCGCCTTAGAATTTTGGCCAAAACCAAGTCCGTCGGAAATGCCCGATGCGATGGCCACAATATTTTTCATGGCTCCACCAAAAGCCACTCCGAGCAAGTCGGAGTTGGGATAAACCCGGAAATAAGAAGAGCTAAATATCTCTGAAATCGTATTGCGAATTTCAGGGTCATAAGAAGCGGCAACAACCGATGTTGGGATTTTGTGCAATACTTCATCCGCTAAGCTCGGCCCACTTAAGATGCCGATTTTATTGCGATATTCTTGACCTAAGACCTCAAGCGCTATTTCAGGAAGTAAATGCCCCGTCCCCTGCTCAATTCCTTTTGAGGTCATCACAAAGGGGACGCTCATCGGCTGAATCTCTAAAATTTGTTCGAGCACAGGCCGGAGTCCCTTAGCCGTTACAGACTCAATGATGATATCCATTCCTTGAACGGCATCTTTTAACTCGGTTGTAAATTGTAATTTTTGTTCGACATGAATGCCGGGGAACTTGGGATGCTCTCGAAGATCTCTCAGACCTTGGATCACATCGGTTTCAATAGACCACATCACAACATCATGCCCGTTATGAGCGAGTAAATTAGCTAAGGCAAAAGCCCATGCACCTGAACCGAGATATCCTATTTTCATCAATTTGACAGCGTGGAAACCTCGTTCTTTGGGACGAGGAGGAAACGCTGCTCCCTTGTTGTTAAGTTGTTAAAAAAGCGGGGGATTGCTCCCCCTAGCACTTACGTGCAATCGCCACTTGGGTTTACACCCTTGTGGGTAATGTCCTCCTCGCCAATGTTATGGAGCGGTTTGTATGTCAGCAGCACGGGCCTAAACCCCTTACACCTGTTTAACCACTGACCCCAGAGCTTGGGACTGGAGTAGCATCCCAAGGTGCCTATATATTCGCTCCTAACGTAGTCCCTTTTAGAGGGCTAACCCTCAAGGCGGACTTAGGCTGGTCAACGCGAGGCTTTTTTACAAGCCTTCCCCTTCAGGGGAGGGTAGTTGACTTTCCTTCCATCGCATCATGTGATTAAAAAATGGTGATCATGCCATATCCCTCAAAAAAAAGCATCTACAAAACAATCACTTTATTTTACACAATCCCCCCCCCAATATATTCGAAGATATACCGGGAGTGATTAAAAATTCCCTCCATGAATAGAGGAGTTTTTTTAATGAAAATCGATATAGTCTTAAAACTTAGACTGTTATATCTGATAACACTTTAAGATAACCGCGATAACCTTTAATGCTCATTATTGCTAAAATAGCGTTTTGAGCAAATTATTTTGACTTACAATACATCTCATTATAAGATTTAGTGTAAATTGAGCGAGAGAAGTTATAATGACAAATCCAATATTTATTGGTCGTAAAAATGAATTAGAACGCCTAGGCGCACTACACAAGAAAAAAACACCCGGCTTAGTTGTCGTTAAAGGCAGACGACGAGTTGGTAAAAGCCGCTTAATTCATTTCTTTGCATCCAAGCATATAGAAGCTAAGCTTTGGGATTTTGCAGGTCTAGCCCCACAAGATGGCATGGATGATCAAAGTCAGCGGGATCATTTTGCGAGGCAACTTGCAACCCACTTAAAACTCCCCCCCTTCACCTTCCAAGATTGGACTGATGCAT
This window of the Simkaniaceae bacterium genome carries:
- a CDS encoding NAD(P)-dependent glycerol-3-phosphate dehydrogenase, with amino-acid sequence MKIGYLGSGAWAFALANLLAHNGHDVVMWSIETDVIQGLRDLREHPKFPGIHVEQKLQFTTELKDAVQGMDIIIESVTAKGLRPVLEQILEIQPMSVPFVMTSKGIEQGTGHLLPEIALEVLGQEYRNKIGILSGPSLADEVLHKIPTSVVAASYDPEIRNTISEIFSSSYFRVYPNSDLLGVAFGGAMKNIVAIASGISDGLGFGQNSKAAMITRGLHEMRKLAPYKGAKPETLNGLSGLGDLCVTSLSDKSRNYRFGNLIASGIDVEKAKQKIGMVVEGSYTVVSAMELSKKAGIPLPITSAVYDIIYKHLDPHEAVKALFSREIKDENL